One genomic segment of Paenibacillus xylanexedens includes these proteins:
- a CDS encoding chemotaxis protein CheA has translation MMDLSAYRDIFIEELNDQLERMDQSLLALELSPSVELVQTLFRAAHTIKGSASTMDFRELSDLTHEVEYALEWVREKKPEMNSELIDTLFRSLDAMKVLRDQYIRGEAYADFRAVVREIKDLIQTPTVVGQLKIPQLQPLESIMAQVAIVSGKQLMSIHVVLEQKCMMKAARYHILRQRIEDICGTVVATSLMESQPGAQNEDDHYGQFIIIVATSKDPQQLKAELSSDSDIHMLEIDPYLLESNEVAATSAPLELISETEQTKPSVTTAATTGPEEKVKTAQPTVRVSVERLDHLMNLVGELLIDQTSLADLSGSGARKESSTLIRSISGVSDHMGRVIKELQEGVMKTRMLPIDQLFSRFPRLVRDLSQKLGKDLELVIQGGETELDRMIIEELSDPLIHLIRNSADHGIESAEVRAELGKPSKGRITLTSFHEENHVVIRYSDDGKGIDGEKIKASALGKGIISEEQAARLTTEEAVHLIFEPGFSTASSVSEVSGRGVGMDIVRSQIGRLNGIIDIDTEVGVGTTFTIRLPLTLAIIKGLLVKVSGRVLILPMYNVAEIVRISPEDIQMIQGQQAILNHGRIVPFHRLCDRLNYPRTDRKSKTIPLVIVRSVDKIAAYAVDEIIGNQEVVIKTLGTYLGAMNHLSGATILGNGKVALILDASYLVSL, from the coding sequence ATGATGGATTTGTCTGCCTACCGTGACATCTTTATCGAAGAACTGAATGATCAACTGGAACGTATGGATCAGTCTTTATTGGCATTGGAGCTTTCGCCTTCTGTAGAACTGGTTCAGACGCTGTTTCGGGCAGCTCATACCATCAAGGGATCGGCATCCACAATGGATTTCCGTGAATTAAGCGACCTCACGCATGAAGTGGAGTATGCTCTTGAATGGGTCCGGGAGAAAAAACCGGAGATGAATTCGGAGCTAATTGATACGTTGTTCCGCTCTTTGGACGCCATGAAGGTGCTTCGTGATCAGTACATCCGTGGGGAAGCCTATGCAGACTTTCGAGCGGTAGTACGAGAAATAAAGGATTTAATTCAGACCCCGACAGTAGTCGGGCAACTTAAAATACCTCAATTGCAACCATTAGAGTCGATTATGGCACAGGTAGCTATTGTGTCAGGCAAGCAGTTAATGTCCATTCATGTTGTGCTGGAGCAGAAGTGCATGATGAAAGCGGCCAGATATCATATTTTACGACAACGCATTGAGGACATCTGTGGTACGGTTGTCGCTACATCGCTCATGGAGAGCCAACCGGGCGCGCAGAATGAAGATGATCATTATGGTCAGTTCATCATCATCGTAGCAACGTCGAAGGACCCACAGCAGCTTAAGGCAGAGCTGTCTTCAGACTCGGATATTCATATGCTGGAGATTGATCCATATCTGCTGGAATCCAATGAGGTTGCAGCGACGTCTGCACCACTTGAATTAATCTCTGAAACAGAGCAAACGAAACCAAGCGTGACTACCGCAGCTACAACTGGTCCGGAAGAGAAAGTGAAAACGGCTCAACCTACGGTTCGTGTGAGTGTTGAACGTCTGGACCATTTGATGAATTTGGTCGGTGAACTGTTAATTGATCAAACATCCCTTGCAGATCTGAGTGGATCGGGTGCGCGTAAGGAGTCTTCAACACTCATCCGGAGTATTAGTGGTGTATCCGATCATATGGGCAGGGTGATCAAGGAACTTCAAGAAGGTGTAATGAAGACACGGATGTTACCCATTGATCAACTATTCAGTCGCTTCCCGAGATTGGTTCGTGACCTATCACAGAAGCTGGGTAAGGATCTGGAACTGGTTATTCAAGGTGGAGAGACCGAGCTTGATCGGATGATTATTGAAGAATTGAGTGACCCGCTGATCCATCTCATCCGCAACAGTGCAGATCATGGCATTGAAAGTGCAGAGGTTCGAGCGGAACTCGGCAAGCCGTCCAAAGGACGTATTACCTTAACTTCATTTCATGAAGAAAATCATGTTGTCATTCGTTATTCGGATGATGGCAAAGGTATCGATGGTGAGAAGATTAAAGCTTCCGCCTTGGGCAAAGGTATCATTAGTGAGGAACAGGCTGCACGCCTAACAACAGAAGAAGCTGTCCATCTCATATTTGAGCCCGGTTTCTCCACAGCTTCTTCTGTCAGTGAAGTATCAGGACGTGGTGTTGGAATGGACATCGTGCGTAGTCAGATTGGGCGACTCAACGGTATCATTGATATTGATACGGAGGTTGGTGTGGGTACCACGTTTACGATTCGTCTACCACTCACATTGGCGATTATTAAAGGTCTGTTAGTCAAAGTATCGGGTCGTGTTCTGATCTTGCCGATGTATAATGTTGCTGAGATTGTTCGAATTTCACCTGAAGATATTCAGATGATTCAGGGGCAACAAGCGATCCTGAATCATGGACGAATTGTACCTTTTCACCGATTGTGCGACAGGCTCAACTATCCACGAACAGACCGTAAATCCAAAACCATTCCACTGGTGATCGTGCGTTCCGTTGATAAAATTGCAGCTTACGCAGTAGATGAGATTATAGGAAATCAGGAAGTCGTTATTAAAACGCTAGGTACGTATCTGGGAGCGATGAACCATCTATCTGGCGCAACGATCCTTGGTAATGGTAAGGTTGCCCTTATATTGGACGCGTCCTATCTGGTGAGTCTTTAA
- a CDS encoding chemotaxis protein CheW, with amino-acid sequence MSSLQKEQYIELSVGAETCAIRIEEIHEIIKMLSITDIPFSRPEIKGVVNLRGKVVCVMSLRNLLGMPDEPDTRATRIIVVRHQEEYIGLIVDRVNKVTTYSEIHPPTGGYGRNREGLFHGVGQQEDKLVGILKLDEILGG; translated from the coding sequence ATGTCTTCACTTCAGAAGGAACAATATATTGAACTGTCTGTAGGTGCAGAGACTTGCGCCATTCGAATAGAAGAAATTCACGAAATCATTAAAATGCTCAGCATCACAGATATCCCATTCAGCCGCCCAGAGATTAAAGGGGTAGTTAATCTGCGTGGCAAGGTTGTATGTGTGATGAGTCTGCGGAACCTGCTGGGTATGCCGGATGAACCGGACACCAGAGCGACTCGTATTATCGTAGTTCGGCATCAGGAAGAATATATTGGCTTGATCGTGGATCGCGTGAACAAGGTAACCACATATTCGGAAATACATCCGCCAACCGGCGGATATGGTCGTAACCGTGAAGGTTTATTCCATGGTGTGGGTCAACAGGAAGACAAGCTTGTGGGCATTTTGAAACTGGACGAAATATTGGGCGGTTAG
- a CDS encoding methyl-accepting chemotaxis protein — translation MKWFGNLKTATKIISAFLIVSIILAGLGVYSVVTLRSTNERMQEMYNNNLISVKELSSAQIDYQRMRVNVRDLSFETVETEKIRITENIASIRQSVNDRLTIYRPLATTPEEIELLRNFDAEYPGYLTMFERATNLAVADDQSAFNTYLKIELKPQGDKIVELLTNLIDLNESLAEQANIQSQAAYSQAFKVTIILVVLSVLFSILIGYIISRSISKPLMAMLGLATEVANGNLTLKSDISSKDEVGQLAAALNRMVDNLKELINNIVMNSQSVAASSEQISASTQEIASTSTSQSSEAGNISELFKELSLAINSVAASAEEAAELSNDTVKTAREGGLVVQTSLEGMQAVNTKMTKLEDDSRKIGDIIEVIDDIAEQTNLLALNAAIEAARAGEQGRGFAVVADEVRKLAERSGEATKEITAIIKAMQENTRQSVQAVAASVEQSSMTGQAFDQIIDMVNNSSQKVNEIAAACEEEAAQAAEVMSSVESISASSEESAAASEETAATCQSLAHLAEELANSAAAFKTN, via the coding sequence ATGAAGTGGTTTGGAAATTTGAAAACAGCAACAAAGATTATCTCAGCGTTTTTAATTGTGTCGATAATCCTAGCGGGGCTTGGCGTCTACTCTGTAGTAACATTGAGAAGTACGAATGAACGAATGCAAGAGATGTATAACAACAATCTAATCTCTGTCAAAGAATTATCCTCTGCTCAGATTGATTATCAAAGAATGCGTGTGAACGTGCGTGATTTGAGCTTCGAAACCGTAGAAACCGAAAAAATTCGGATCACGGAGAACATCGCTTCGATCCGTCAGAGTGTGAATGATCGCCTGACCATCTATCGTCCGCTTGCAACAACCCCTGAAGAAATAGAGTTACTCCGTAATTTTGATGCGGAATATCCAGGTTATTTAACAATGTTTGAACGAGCAACTAATCTGGCTGTCGCAGATGATCAAAGTGCCTTTAATACCTACCTTAAAATTGAGCTTAAACCACAAGGGGACAAAATTGTTGAGCTCCTTACCAACTTAATCGACCTTAATGAAAGTTTGGCTGAACAGGCGAATATACAATCTCAGGCTGCCTATTCACAAGCATTTAAAGTAACGATAATTCTTGTAGTTCTATCCGTACTCTTCAGTATCCTCATTGGATATATCATCTCTCGCTCCATTTCGAAGCCACTCATGGCCATGCTGGGTCTAGCTACGGAAGTTGCCAACGGAAATCTTACCCTTAAGTCAGACATCTCCAGCAAAGATGAAGTGGGTCAACTAGCCGCGGCACTGAATCGGATGGTCGATAATCTGAAAGAGTTAATTAACAATATCGTGATGAACTCCCAAAGTGTTGCTGCTTCTTCGGAACAGATCTCAGCCAGCACACAGGAAATTGCGAGCACCAGCACAAGCCAATCCAGTGAGGCGGGAAATATCTCCGAATTGTTCAAGGAGCTTTCACTTGCCATTAACTCCGTCGCTGCAAGCGCGGAAGAAGCGGCTGAACTGTCCAACGATACGGTGAAGACTGCTCGTGAAGGTGGACTTGTTGTACAGACTTCATTGGAAGGTATGCAAGCTGTTAATACAAAAATGACCAAGCTTGAAGATGATTCTCGTAAAATTGGTGACATCATTGAAGTGATTGACGATATTGCTGAGCAGACCAATCTGCTTGCGCTGAATGCTGCAATTGAAGCGGCACGTGCGGGAGAACAAGGGCGAGGATTCGCCGTAGTAGCAGATGAAGTCCGGAAGCTTGCCGAACGAAGTGGTGAGGCGACCAAAGAAATTACAGCCATCATCAAAGCAATGCAGGAAAATACGAGACAAAGTGTGCAAGCCGTAGCAGCCAGTGTTGAGCAGTCTTCCATGACTGGACAGGCGTTTGATCAGATTATTGATATGGTCAATAACTCCTCGCAGAAAGTAAACGAAATCGCAGCTGCATGTGAGGAAGAGGCGGCTCAAGCGGCAGAAGTGATGAGTTCTGTTGAATCCATCTCAGCTTCCAGTGAGGAATCTGCGGCTGCGTCAGAAGAGACTGCGGCAACCTGCCAGTCTTTGGCACATCTGGCGGAAGAGCTGGCGAATTCTGCAGCTGCCTTCAAAACAAATTAA
- a CDS encoding cupin domain-containing protein, which yields MMNPILQAPNVPLAADSNAVVNYQRDSRNYITQLFGEQLPTIANGFFNVYLSKGIIVQPHWHTNVTEMVVVITGEITASVFNPFTRERLTYRLKPGQVVVFPKGWFHWFVAETDDVYVLTIFDQPTPDIVFGADFLAATPPEVAHRAYCLDEEAYARAVASIKNDAILGPPIGCDTQVSDQSTSPSKTSVSPSNKLKS from the coding sequence ATGATGAATCCGATTTTGCAAGCCCCGAATGTTCCGTTAGCTGCCGATTCCAATGCGGTTGTCAACTATCAGAGGGATTCACGCAACTATATAACCCAGTTGTTTGGAGAACAGCTGCCGACCATTGCGAATGGTTTCTTCAACGTGTACTTAAGCAAAGGAATTATTGTGCAGCCGCACTGGCACACCAATGTCACGGAGATGGTTGTGGTTATCACCGGTGAAATTACAGCGTCAGTCTTCAATCCGTTTACACGTGAACGATTGACATATCGTCTGAAACCAGGTCAGGTTGTGGTATTTCCGAAAGGCTGGTTTCACTGGTTTGTGGCTGAGACAGATGATGTATATGTATTAACTATCTTCGATCAACCAACGCCTGATATTGTGTTTGGAGCGGATTTCTTGGCAGCTACACCGCCGGAGGTGGCTCACCGCGCGTACTGTTTGGATGAAGAGGCATATGCGAGAGCTGTTGCTTCCATTAAAAATGATGCCATTCTGGGCCCTCCAATAGGGTGTGATACGCAGGTTTCTGATCAATCGACTTCACCTTCCAAGACGTCCGTGTCACCATCCAATAAGCTGAAATCTTAA
- a CDS encoding aldo/keto reductase, whose product MLKTRTLGNDKLRISALGLGVMMMPDNDESVHTIQGALDAGVTMFDTADLYGEYEKQRFGGNEKLLGRALQGRRSNAIVATKFGITHTQGPKGDPAYIKKSVDASLYNLGMDYIDLYYQHRPDPNTPIEETVGTLADLVQQGKIRYIGLSEAPVEIIRRAHAVHPITALQTEYSLWSRELEDEIMPVLHELNIGLVPYSPLGRGFLTGQIRSIDDLPEDDYRRHYPRFQGENFQKNLEVVGLIQEMAKQKGCTVSQLALAWLLGKGEHIVPIPGTRNLERVHENLGALQVSLTDDEMNQIDHISPQGIAAGGRFPGQV is encoded by the coding sequence ATGCTCAAAACAAGAACACTGGGAAATGATAAATTACGAATATCTGCGCTCGGCCTGGGTGTGATGATGATGCCGGATAATGACGAATCTGTACATACCATTCAGGGTGCGCTGGATGCAGGAGTCACCATGTTTGATACGGCGGATCTGTACGGAGAGTATGAAAAACAGCGATTTGGAGGGAATGAAAAACTGCTTGGACGCGCGCTTCAAGGTCGAAGATCCAATGCAATCGTTGCCACCAAATTTGGTATAACACACACGCAGGGCCCCAAGGGAGATCCAGCCTACATCAAAAAATCAGTAGATGCGAGTCTCTACAACCTGGGAATGGATTATATCGATCTGTATTATCAACATCGTCCTGATCCGAATACACCCATTGAAGAGACGGTAGGCACGCTTGCCGATCTGGTTCAACAGGGGAAGATTCGATATATTGGTTTGTCCGAAGCGCCAGTAGAGATCATTCGGCGTGCACATGCTGTTCATCCGATTACAGCGTTGCAGACCGAATATTCATTATGGAGTCGAGAGCTTGAGGATGAGATTATGCCTGTCCTGCATGAATTGAACATTGGCTTGGTTCCATACAGTCCATTGGGGCGGGGCTTCCTGACAGGTCAGATCCGTTCCATAGACGATCTGCCGGAAGATGATTATCGTCGTCACTATCCGCGTTTCCAAGGTGAGAACTTTCAGAAAAATCTGGAGGTTGTTGGATTGATCCAAGAGATGGCTAAGCAAAAAGGATGTACAGTCTCTCAACTTGCTCTGGCTTGGTTGCTTGGAAAGGGAGAACATATCGTTCCGATCCCGGGGACTCGCAACCTGGAAAGAGTTCACGAGAACTTAGGGGCGCTACAGGTTTCGCTTACGGATGATGAGATGAACCAGATTGATCACATATCACCCCAAGGCATTGCAGCCGGAGGCAGATTCCCTGGTCAAGTCTAG